The following are encoded in a window of Polynucleobacter sp. AP-Kolm-20A-A1 genomic DNA:
- a CDS encoding SirB1 family protein — MPTQQLDYFTSLVAEDEHFPLTEAAIAVAQHAYPDLDVQGVLDQLDQMGNKLKARITPDTSPVQRLQILKHFFYTELGFGPNPNDFYAPENSYLHYVIENRRGIPISLAILMMELGNQIGLKIRGVSFPNHFMMRISLQQGEVIMDPLTGESLSKTQLQEMLDPYLDAKGYRGELSLPLNIFLRASSSREILSRFLRNLKMIYSEHERWERLLGIQERLVILLPDSIEEVRDRGLIFAQLEYLRPALADMHRYLSELPEAEDASDIREHIATLESQTKLH; from the coding sequence ATGCCAACACAACAACTCGACTATTTCACCTCCCTAGTTGCTGAAGACGAACACTTCCCTTTAACGGAAGCAGCAATTGCTGTTGCACAACACGCATATCCGGATTTGGATGTACAGGGCGTTTTAGATCAGCTCGATCAAATGGGCAACAAACTCAAAGCACGAATAACTCCAGATACATCACCCGTTCAGCGTCTGCAGATTCTGAAGCATTTCTTTTATACCGAATTGGGCTTTGGCCCCAATCCAAATGATTTTTATGCTCCCGAAAATTCTTACTTACATTACGTAATTGAGAATCGCAGAGGCATTCCAATCTCCTTAGCTATTTTGATGATGGAGTTGGGCAATCAAATTGGTCTCAAGATTCGCGGAGTCTCATTTCCGAACCATTTCATGATGCGCATCTCATTGCAGCAAGGCGAAGTCATCATGGACCCATTGACCGGTGAATCTCTCTCGAAGACTCAGCTGCAAGAGATGCTTGATCCGTACTTGGACGCCAAAGGTTATCGGGGTGAGCTCAGCCTGCCGCTCAATATCTTCCTGCGCGCCTCTAGCTCAAGAGAAATTCTGTCGCGTTTTTTAAGAAACCTCAAAATGATTTACTCAGAGCATGAGCGCTGGGAGCGCTTACTGGGGATTCAAGAGCGTTTAGTGATCTTGTTGCCAGACTCCATTGAAGAAGTGCGTGATCGCGGGTTGATCTTTGCACAATTGGAATATTTGCGTCCCGCTTTAGCAGACATGCATCGCTATTTGAGCGAGCTTCCCGAAGCAGAAGATGCTAGCGATATTCGCGAACACATTGCTACGCTGGAAAGCCAAACGAAGCTGCACTAA
- a CDS encoding VTT domain-containing protein, whose product MDTLLQISDLLLHIDKHLDVVISQYGPWAYGLLFAIVFAETGLVVAPFLPGDSLLFIAGAYCATEHFNIWTLCIGLLVAAVAGNTVNYFIGRWIGKRIFSSTSRWIDQGALLKTHAFYEKHGGKTIILARFLPIIRTFAPFIAGVSEMNFSRFQFFNIAGAALWVFGLVIAGYFFGNIPIIRQNLNVIVLVGIGAAAVPVVFAAAYKIFQRKKQ is encoded by the coding sequence ATGGATACCCTTTTGCAAATAAGTGATTTATTGCTACATATTGATAAACATCTCGATGTGGTGATCTCACAATACGGACCTTGGGCCTATGGCTTGCTATTTGCAATTGTTTTTGCGGAAACAGGTCTAGTTGTAGCCCCATTCCTCCCGGGCGACTCTCTTTTATTTATTGCTGGCGCGTATTGCGCTACTGAGCATTTCAATATCTGGACTTTATGCATTGGTTTGTTGGTTGCTGCCGTCGCTGGCAATACTGTGAACTATTTCATTGGCCGCTGGATTGGCAAACGCATCTTTAGCAGTACATCTCGTTGGATTGATCAAGGCGCCTTATTAAAAACCCATGCCTTTTATGAAAAGCATGGCGGCAAGACCATTATTCTTGCGCGCTTTCTGCCAATCATTCGTACCTTCGCACCCTTTATTGCTGGCGTGTCAGAAATGAACTTCTCGCGCTTTCAATTCTTTAATATCGCTGGCGCCGCTCTTTGGGTATTTGGATTGGTTATCGCCGGCTATTTCTTCGGCAATATTCCAATCATTCGTCAGAATTTAAATGTGATCGTATTGGTTGGGATTGGCGCTGCTGCCGTTCCTGTTGTTTTTGCAGCCGCCTATAAAATTTTTCAGCGCAAGAAACAGTAA
- the miaA gene encoding tRNA (adenosine(37)-N6)-dimethylallyltransferase MiaA: MQTEPYIQPMHALESNPILCIVGPTGAGKTHLAMSLAEHAKSIGLSIELISMDSALVYRGLDIGSAKPTKAEQAAVIHHLIDILEPTEVYSAARFAKDATRLCAEIRTRGNIPVVVGGTMLYWRAWAHGLSSLPPANPEIRARLDEEGKAIGWPAMHEKLSQVDPETAARLKPNDSQRVQRALEVFEITGKPMSALLADSPSEDGREGSAIPPWIHLISLEPSDRKRLHQNLEKRFDEMLAAGFMDEVKKLRANSELHADLPAIRSVGYRQAWEFLNGEINAEDMRYKALAATRQLGKRQLTWLRAIEGRKIFDPFNPDELKAALDFCKKNLTK; encoded by the coding sequence ATGCAAACTGAACCCTACATTCAGCCTATGCATGCGCTAGAGTCGAATCCCATTCTCTGTATCGTGGGTCCCACCGGCGCAGGCAAAACTCATCTCGCTATGTCTCTGGCTGAGCATGCTAAATCTATTGGTTTATCCATTGAACTCATCAGCATGGATTCGGCACTGGTTTATCGAGGCCTAGATATTGGCAGCGCAAAACCCACAAAGGCTGAACAAGCAGCAGTTATTCATCATCTGATTGATATTCTGGAGCCTACTGAGGTTTATTCAGCAGCACGCTTTGCAAAAGATGCAACTCGCCTCTGTGCAGAAATTAGAACCCGAGGAAATATTCCGGTTGTCGTAGGTGGAACGATGCTGTATTGGCGCGCCTGGGCGCACGGGCTCTCCTCCCTACCACCAGCTAATCCCGAAATACGGGCACGCTTAGATGAAGAGGGCAAAGCTATTGGCTGGCCAGCAATGCATGAAAAACTTTCTCAAGTTGATCCAGAAACTGCTGCTCGCTTAAAGCCGAATGATTCTCAACGTGTACAACGCGCCCTTGAGGTTTTTGAAATTACCGGTAAGCCTATGTCAGCGCTATTGGCAGATTCGCCGAGTGAAGACGGACGCGAAGGTTCGGCTATCCCCCCTTGGATTCATCTCATATCTCTCGAACCCAGTGATCGCAAAAGACTTCATCAAAATTTAGAAAAACGTTTTGATGAAATGTTAGCTGCCGGATTTATGGATGAAGTTAAAAAGCTGCGCGCCAATTCAGAATTGCATGCAGATCTCCCTGCAATACGTTCAGTAGGCTATCGCCAGGCCTGGGAATTTCTGAATGGGGAAATTAACGCAGAGGATATGCGCTACAAGGCGCTCGCTGCGACAAGACAGCTTGGAAAGCGGCAGCTCACTTGGTTGCGAGCAATTGAGGGAAGAAAAATATTTGACCCCTTCAACCCAGATGAGTTAAAGGCAGCCCTAGATTTCTGCAAAAAGAACTTAACGAAGTGA
- the purM gene encoding phosphoribosylformylglycinamidine cyclo-ligase, translated as MTSSTNSSSKGLSYRDAGVDIDAGDDLVDRIKPLAKKTMREGVLAGIGGFGALFEVPKRYKEPVLVSGTDGVGTKLRLAFEWNRHETIGQDLVAMSVNDILVQGAEPLFFLDYFACGKLTVDTAATVVGGIAKGCELSGCALIGGETAEMPGMYPPGEYDLAGFAVGAVEKSKIITGNTIVPGDVVLAIGSSGAHSNGYSLVRKIIERAGAKPTDDLGGRPLGDVVMAPTEIYVKPLLKLISEINVKGMAHITGGGLVDNVPRVLPENTQAVLHRDSWQMPELFRWLQMKGGVADAEMVRVFNCGIGMVVIVAPDQADAAIKSLSAQGLKAWTVGEVVERPKDAPQTIVI; from the coding sequence ATGACTTCATCTACTAATTCTTCCTCAAAAGGCCTTTCCTATCGTGATGCTGGCGTCGATATTGACGCTGGGGACGATTTAGTTGACCGCATTAAGCCTCTGGCCAAGAAAACCATGCGCGAAGGTGTTTTGGCTGGAATTGGTGGTTTTGGAGCCCTTTTTGAGGTGCCTAAGCGCTACAAAGAGCCGGTGTTGGTGTCGGGCACCGATGGTGTTGGTACGAAGCTGAGATTGGCATTCGAGTGGAATCGTCATGAAACCATTGGCCAGGACTTGGTCGCCATGAGTGTGAATGACATTTTGGTTCAGGGTGCTGAACCCCTCTTTTTCTTGGACTACTTTGCTTGCGGTAAGCTGACTGTTGATACCGCTGCCACAGTCGTTGGTGGCATTGCGAAAGGTTGCGAATTATCTGGTTGCGCATTGATTGGTGGTGAGACCGCTGAAATGCCAGGTATGTATCCGCCAGGCGAGTATGACTTAGCTGGCTTTGCAGTTGGCGCCGTAGAGAAATCCAAAATCATTACAGGAAACACAATCGTTCCTGGCGATGTAGTTTTGGCGATCGGTTCTAGTGGCGCGCACTCCAATGGCTATTCATTGGTGCGAAAAATTATTGAGCGTGCTGGCGCAAAGCCGACTGACGATTTGGGTGGTCGCCCACTAGGTGATGTAGTGATGGCGCCAACAGAAATTTATGTAAAGCCTTTACTAAAGCTGATCTCTGAAATCAATGTAAAAGGAATGGCGCATATCACCGGCGGTGGCTTGGTAGATAACGTGCCCCGTGTACTCCCAGAAAATACTCAAGCAGTTTTACATCGCGATAGCTGGCAGATGCCAGAACTCTTCCGTTGGTTGCAAATGAAGGGTGGCGTTGCCGATGCAGAAATGGTTCGTGTATTTAACTGCGGCATTGGCATGGTGGTGATTGTTGCCCCAGACCAGGCGGACGCCGCAATCAAATCATTAAGCGCACAAGGCCTTAAGGCTTGGACAGTTGGTGAAGTTGTGGAGCGCCCGAAAGACGCGCCACAAACAATCGTTATCTAA
- a CDS encoding AI-2E family transporter, producing MAEIFTPFLTAFILAYALRPVCLWLERHHLPRALAAAISMLVGLGLVFCIFSLLISLLRYEIPLIKAQLPDWIANTQAWLGPKLSEFHINFDWATLKASVTHKITEHINENADALMSSTIETVLMSGSSVIAGFVNAVLIIFVMFYLLIDWNHFFGLVKQLVPVRTQETVHHLAMHTDGLLSQYLRGMLIVIAIMAVFYSAGLSFIGVKGAAALGVFTALMIVIPYIGITLGLTLAVLSALLQFGPGTQIIGVLILFGIGQFLEGFFLTPRLVGERIGLHPVAVLFALLLFGKLFGFFGVLLALPISAVSLVLMKYLWSVYTQSSWYQK from the coding sequence ATGGCCGAAATTTTTACCCCTTTTTTAACCGCATTCATTCTGGCGTATGCTCTGCGCCCCGTTTGCCTGTGGCTTGAGAGGCATCACTTACCCCGAGCACTGGCTGCTGCCATCTCGATGCTGGTCGGTTTGGGCCTGGTTTTTTGCATATTTAGCCTCCTCATTAGCCTCCTCAGATATGAAATACCCCTAATTAAGGCTCAACTTCCCGACTGGATTGCCAACACCCAGGCTTGGTTGGGGCCAAAACTCAGTGAATTTCACATTAATTTTGATTGGGCCACCCTAAAGGCAAGCGTCACGCACAAAATCACAGAACACATTAACGAGAATGCTGACGCGTTAATGAGCTCCACCATTGAGACGGTATTAATGTCAGGAAGCTCAGTCATCGCCGGTTTTGTAAATGCCGTGCTGATTATTTTTGTAATGTTTTATTTGCTCATCGACTGGAATCATTTCTTTGGGCTAGTGAAACAATTAGTTCCAGTGCGCACCCAAGAAACCGTGCATCACTTAGCAATGCACACAGATGGTTTGCTTTCTCAATACCTCAGAGGAATGCTAATCGTGATTGCCATCATGGCAGTCTTTTACAGCGCAGGATTGAGTTTCATCGGCGTCAAAGGAGCTGCTGCTTTAGGTGTCTTTACTGCGCTCATGATCGTCATCCCTTACATCGGCATTACCTTGGGTCTCACGCTTGCTGTTTTATCTGCACTACTTCAATTTGGCCCTGGCACTCAAATCATCGGCGTTCTCATCTTATTTGGCATTGGCCAATTTCTTGAAGGCTTCTTCTTAACGCCCCGCTTGGTGGGCGAGCGCATTGGCCTACACCCAGTTGCAGTCCTATTTGCCTTGCTCTTATTTGGTAAGTTATTTGGTTTCTTTGGTGTATTACTTGCGCTGCCTATCAGCGCAGTCAGCTTGGTGCTGATGAAATATCTTTGGTCCGTTTATACGCAAAGCTCCTGGTATCAAAAATAA
- the hda gene encoding DnaA regulatory inactivator Hda — protein MNTSPLPRQFALDISHTPKASLENYLPGKDLALLSALQDLQKTWAQSGITAHSNPLNQRWIYWWGPEGSGRTHLLEAMDLAAQTAGLEHFNLNPSQPTTWVRLEERMEPLSQSDLPSIITVDDVDRLDERLVGALFRILNQVQASKAIHIFMAGNEAPANLKLREDLRTRLGWGLIFQTQVLADDEKIQALEQAAKARGLVLSPDVLPWLLNRFYRDMPNLMALIDALDAYSLETKRAVTLPLVRELLQSK, from the coding sequence ATGAATACATCTCCGCTACCAAGACAATTCGCTTTAGACATAAGCCACACACCCAAAGCCAGTTTAGAAAACTATTTACCCGGGAAAGATCTTGCGCTTCTGTCTGCTTTACAGGACCTGCAAAAGACCTGGGCACAATCTGGCATAACTGCGCATTCCAATCCACTCAATCAACGCTGGATTTACTGGTGGGGACCCGAAGGTTCTGGTCGCACCCATTTACTCGAAGCAATGGATCTTGCGGCGCAGACTGCGGGGCTGGAGCATTTCAATTTAAATCCAAGTCAGCCGACCACATGGGTGAGACTTGAAGAAAGAATGGAACCCCTCTCGCAAAGTGATTTGCCATCCATCATTACGGTAGATGATGTTGATCGCTTAGACGAGCGCCTGGTTGGCGCACTCTTTCGCATCCTTAATCAGGTGCAAGCAAGCAAAGCCATCCATATTTTCATGGCCGGCAACGAGGCGCCAGCTAACCTGAAGCTGCGAGAGGACCTACGCACCCGCCTTGGCTGGGGCTTAATCTTCCAAACCCAGGTTTTGGCTGATGATGAGAAAATACAGGCACTAGAGCAAGCAGCAAAGGCTCGCGGTTTGGTGTTATCGCCCGATGTTTTGCCTTGGCTGCTAAATCGCTTTTATCGAGATATGCCGAATTTAATGGCTTTGATTGATGCTTTAGATGCGTATTCATTGGAAACAAAACGTGCTGTAACCTTGCCTCTTGTCCGCGAGCTCTTGCAGTCTAAATAA
- a CDS encoding HAD family phosphatase → MTQLALFDLDHTLLPCDSDYEWGQFLARIGVVDSAYYAKQNERFYQDYKDGKLDIHEFLRFALKPLSEHSRVQLKEWHDQFMQEVINGQLRQKAMDLVKQHQDAGDLCCVVTATNSFVTRPIVESFGIAHLIATEPATAQNEPLANYTGEVKGIPNFREGKIQNLHDWLTTQNLSLGTLQKSYFYSDSMNDLPLLEKVSHPVATNPDDRLRSEANKRNWPILELFA, encoded by the coding sequence GTGACCCAGTTAGCCCTTTTCGATTTAGATCACACCCTTCTACCTTGCGATAGCGATTACGAGTGGGGTCAATTTTTGGCACGCATCGGTGTAGTGGATAGTGCGTACTATGCAAAACAAAATGAGCGCTTCTATCAAGATTACAAAGATGGCAAGCTAGATATTCATGAGTTCTTACGTTTTGCTTTAAAACCTTTGTCCGAGCATTCACGAGTCCAACTCAAAGAGTGGCATGACCAATTCATGCAAGAAGTAATTAACGGACAGCTCCGCCAAAAAGCAATGGATTTAGTTAAGCAACATCAAGATGCCGGCGACTTATGTTGCGTGGTCACAGCAACCAATAGTTTTGTGACGCGTCCGATTGTGGAAAGTTTTGGGATTGCGCATTTGATTGCCACCGAGCCCGCCACCGCTCAGAATGAGCCGCTAGCCAATTACACTGGGGAAGTGAAAGGCATTCCAAATTTTCGTGAGGGCAAGATTCAGAATTTGCATGATTGGCTTACTACTCAAAACCTTAGCCTGGGCACCTTGCAAAAAAGTTACTTCTATTCCGACTCTATGAATGATCTTCCTCTGCTGGAAAAAGTCAGTCACCCAGTTGCCACCAACCCAGATGATCGCCTGCGCTCTGAAGCCAATAAGCGCAACTGGCCAATCCTTGAATTGTTCGCATGA
- the pcnB gene encoding polynucleotide adenylyltransferase PcnB: MITKFIKRILRRDPMVKHTQANNTGAPKRISKKSHRIDPHLLSKNAVKVTDTLQQAGYEAFIVGGAVRDLALGISPKDFDVATNATPDQVQKLFRKARLIGRRFQIVHVTFFGKGHPEIIEVSTFRALLDNAGDHVAESGRILRDNVWGSQGEDAARRDFTINAMYYDPSSETVLDYHGGMADMQKKTLRMIGDPAKRYREDPVRMLRAVRFAAKTGFDLDSATRAPIAKLGKLLNDVPSARLFDEILKLLMSGYSWAAIQGLKEAGLHHGLLPLLDHILDDGEASKGANSFVKLALANTDQRIQSGKSVSAGFLFATLLWPDLLKNWKANIAKGVANIPALHDAMDDTIATQSSGMTIQRRFESDMREIWSMQPRFERRVGRYPYRLIESPRFRAGYDFMLLRCATGELNPAIGQWWTDFIEADTVGQDELMASVKNESGNNASPTKRRRRRKPKAALPPEGASS, from the coding sequence ATGATTACCAAATTTATTAAACGCATTCTGCGCCGTGACCCGATGGTTAAGCACACGCAGGCAAACAATACTGGGGCACCTAAACGAATCTCAAAAAAATCGCATCGCATTGACCCTCACCTGCTTTCAAAAAATGCAGTGAAGGTTACCGATACATTGCAGCAAGCTGGTTATGAAGCATTTATTGTAGGTGGCGCCGTACGAGATCTTGCTTTAGGTATTAGCCCAAAAGATTTTGACGTAGCTACCAACGCCACTCCAGATCAAGTACAAAAACTCTTTCGCAAAGCACGCCTCATTGGCCGTCGCTTTCAAATTGTGCATGTCACCTTTTTTGGTAAAGGCCACCCTGAAATTATCGAGGTATCAACCTTCAGAGCCTTGCTAGATAACGCTGGAGACCATGTAGCGGAAAGTGGTCGAATCCTGCGCGATAACGTCTGGGGCTCTCAAGGCGAGGATGCTGCAAGGCGCGATTTCACAATTAATGCGATGTATTACGATCCATCTTCTGAGACAGTCTTGGACTATCACGGCGGCATGGCGGATATGCAAAAGAAAACATTGCGGATGATCGGCGATCCTGCCAAACGCTATCGCGAAGATCCAGTACGCATGCTCAGAGCGGTTCGCTTTGCAGCAAAAACTGGTTTTGATTTAGATAGCGCTACACGCGCGCCAATTGCAAAGCTTGGCAAACTATTAAACGATGTTCCGTCTGCCAGACTTTTTGATGAAATTCTCAAGCTACTCATGTCTGGTTATTCGTGGGCGGCAATACAGGGACTAAAAGAAGCGGGCTTGCATCATGGCCTATTGCCTTTGTTAGATCACATACTCGATGATGGTGAAGCCTCTAAAGGCGCCAATAGTTTTGTCAAACTCGCCCTAGCAAATACCGATCAGCGTATTCAATCTGGGAAAAGTGTGTCGGCTGGATTCTTGTTCGCCACCCTGCTTTGGCCAGATCTTTTAAAGAACTGGAAAGCGAATATCGCCAAAGGGGTTGCCAATATTCCAGCGCTGCACGATGCAATGGACGACACTATCGCCACTCAAAGCAGCGGTATGACTATTCAGCGACGCTTTGAAAGCGATATGCGTGAAATTTGGTCTATGCAGCCCCGTTTTGAAAGGCGCGTAGGTCGCTATCCCTACCGCCTGATTGAATCTCCTCGTTTTAGAGCTGGTTATGACTTTATGTTGCTTCGCTGCGCCACTGGAGAACTAAACCCTGCAATTGGCCAATGGTGGACCGACTTCATCGAGGCCGATACAGTCGGCCAGGACGAGCTCATGGCTAGCGTCAAAAATGAATCTGGCAATAATGCTAGCCCCACCAAGCGACGTCGTCGCAGAAAGCCAAAAGCAGCCCTGCCCCCAGAAGGTGCGTCGAGCTAA
- the folK gene encoding 2-amino-4-hydroxy-6-hydroxymethyldihydropteridine diphosphokinase, with the protein MARAYIGFGGNIGDTRQLITDAIVCLALRSELQILAKSCFYQSAPVEATGGDYINAVIEVETELTPYGLLHVCQAIEQEFGRERPYANAPRTLDLDILSFEGITQNETELMLPHPKIVERSFVLLPLLEIAPDIFLPNWGELKAYLPNVAHQRIEKLPCRNCNCGEKDVYSQSAH; encoded by the coding sequence ATGGCACGGGCATATATCGGATTTGGTGGCAATATTGGCGACACGCGACAGCTTATTACTGACGCGATTGTTTGCTTAGCGTTGCGCTCCGAACTACAAATTCTGGCAAAGAGTTGTTTTTATCAAAGCGCCCCTGTTGAGGCTACTGGCGGGGATTACATTAATGCCGTCATTGAAGTCGAGACGGAATTAACGCCCTACGGTCTTTTGCATGTTTGCCAAGCAATTGAACAAGAGTTTGGTCGAGAGCGCCCCTACGCAAATGCACCTCGCACCCTTGATCTTGATATCCTGTCATTCGAGGGAATTACCCAAAATGAGACCGAACTGATGCTCCCGCATCCAAAAATCGTTGAACGCTCATTTGTTCTGCTGCCACTCCTAGAAATAGCGCCTGATATCTTCTTGCCAAACTGGGGTGAACTGAAGGCCTATCTCCCCAATGTTGCCCACCAAAGAATAGAAAAACTACCCTGCAGGAACTGCAATTGTGGGGAAAAAGACGTTTATAGCCAATCGGCACATTAA
- the panB gene encoding 3-methyl-2-oxobutanoate hydroxymethyltransferase, with translation MGYLQGDKPITITKLLAMHAEGEKITMLTAYDSTMSALLNRCGVETILIGDSLGNVIQGHSSTTPVTVEQVAYHTECVARANSHAFVIADLPFASYGDPVQALDSAATLMRAGADMVKLEGGDWQVEIIRYLVERSVPVCAHLGLLPQSVHVLGGYKVQGKSKDAASVMLEQALACQAAGAQMVVLEAIPSSLGERITEELSIPTIGIGAGSDCSGQVLVLQDMLGISPGKPPKFVKNFMDGHQSVEAAVKAYVREVKSGKFPGPEHGFAG, from the coding sequence ATGGGTTACTTACAAGGCGACAAGCCAATCACAATTACTAAGCTCCTCGCGATGCATGCTGAGGGTGAAAAAATTACTATGCTCACTGCATATGACTCAACCATGTCCGCATTGTTGAATCGTTGTGGAGTTGAGACCATCCTGATTGGTGACTCGTTGGGCAATGTGATCCAAGGTCATTCAAGTACAACGCCCGTTACCGTAGAACAGGTCGCATATCACACTGAGTGTGTAGCTCGCGCCAACTCCCATGCTTTTGTAATTGCCGATCTTCCCTTTGCAAGCTATGGCGACCCTGTGCAAGCATTGGATTCTGCTGCAACACTAATGCGCGCTGGTGCAGATATGGTCAAACTTGAAGGTGGCGACTGGCAAGTCGAAATCATCCGTTATTTAGTTGAACGCAGCGTTCCAGTTTGTGCGCACCTTGGACTACTCCCTCAATCAGTTCATGTATTGGGCGGCTATAAAGTTCAAGGTAAATCTAAAGATGCAGCTAGCGTCATGCTCGAGCAAGCACTCGCTTGTCAGGCAGCTGGGGCTCAAATGGTAGTACTAGAAGCCATTCCTTCTTCATTGGGAGAAAGAATTACTGAAGAACTCTCCATTCCAACTATTGGAATTGGCGCGGGTTCCGACTGCTCCGGCCAAGTATTAGTACTGCAAGATATGTTGGGCATTAGCCCAGGTAAACCACCCAAGTTTGTCAAAAACTTTATGGATGGTCACCAGTCCGTCGAAGCTGCTGTCAAAGCTTACGTACGCGAAGTGAAGTCCGGCAAATTTCCCGGACCTGAGCACGGCTTCGCCGGCTAA
- the dnaJ gene encoding molecular chaperone DnaJ, with protein sequence MPKSKRDFYEVLGVAKGASDEELKKAYRKMAMKHHPDRNPDSKTAEAQFKEVKEAYETLTDPNKRAAYDQYGHAGVDPSMGGGFGGGGFGGGGFADAFGDIFGDIFGQGGGRQSGPQVYKGADLRYNMDITLEQAAEGYTTQIRVPSWSNCKPCHGTGAEPGSKAETCTTCNGHGQVRVQQGFFSMQQTCPKCRGTGEYIPKPCKTCHGSGKHKEQKTLEIKIPAGIDDGMRVRSVGNGEPGINGGPSGDLYVEVRVKPHKVFERDGSDLHVQMPISFATATIGGEIEVPTLSGRVEFPIPEGTQTGKTFRLRNKGIKGLRSTLVGDLFVHVLVETPVKLTDEQKQLLQKFDDSLKSGGDKHSPQQKGWFDGVKSFFS encoded by the coding sequence GTGCCTAAAAGTAAACGCGATTTTTATGAAGTGCTTGGTGTAGCAAAAGGCGCCAGTGATGAAGAGCTAAAAAAGGCTTATCGCAAAATGGCTATGAAGCATCACCCTGATCGCAACCCCGATAGCAAAACAGCCGAAGCCCAATTTAAAGAGGTTAAAGAAGCTTACGAAACCTTAACCGATCCAAACAAGCGCGCTGCTTATGATCAGTATGGTCATGCTGGTGTTGATCCTTCAATGGGCGGCGGTTTTGGTGGAGGAGGTTTTGGCGGCGGCGGTTTTGCCGATGCCTTTGGTGACATCTTCGGTGATATTTTTGGACAAGGCGGCGGTCGCCAATCCGGCCCACAGGTCTATAAAGGCGCAGACTTGCGCTACAACATGGACATTACGCTGGAGCAAGCTGCTGAGGGTTACACAACACAAATTCGTGTGCCGAGCTGGAGCAATTGCAAGCCATGTCATGGTACGGGTGCTGAACCTGGGTCGAAAGCTGAAACATGCACCACTTGTAATGGTCATGGTCAGGTTCGCGTGCAACAGGGCTTCTTTTCAATGCAGCAAACTTGTCCTAAGTGCCGCGGCACGGGCGAATATATTCCTAAGCCTTGTAAAACTTGTCATGGCAGCGGAAAACATAAAGAACAAAAAACACTGGAAATCAAAATCCCAGCGGGTATTGATGATGGTATGCGCGTTCGCTCAGTAGGCAATGGCGAGCCAGGTATTAATGGCGGACCATCTGGCGATCTCTATGTAGAGGTGCGCGTTAAACCTCATAAAGTATTTGAACGTGACGGCAGTGATCTGCATGTACAAATGCCAATCTCGTTTGCAACAGCAACTATTGGTGGCGAAATCGAGGTACCAACATTGTCCGGGCGTGTTGAGTTCCCGATTCCAGAAGGGACGCAAACTGGCAAGACTTTCCGCTTGCGCAATAAAGGCATCAAGGGACTGCGCTCTACTTTGGTAGGCGACCTATTTGTGCATGTGTTGGTTGAGACGCCTGTCAAGCTTACTGACGAGCAAAAACAATTACTGCAGAAGTTTGATGACAGCTTAAAGTCTGGCGGTGATAAGCACAGCCCTCAACAAAAGGGTTGGTTTGACGGCGTAAAGAGTTTCTTTAGCTAG